A genomic segment from Lignipirellula cremea encodes:
- a CDS encoding DUF1501 domain-containing protein, translating into MSQDDQDRPLISRRSLLGRSANGLGALALTSLLQDSLLAAEQSAAPSINARPGHHPAKAKRVIFLWMSGGPSQIDTFDPKPDINKLAAEKKDVTEAPFKFTQHGESGMWVSELLPHIAQHADDLCVIRSMKGETNTHEHAQTFVMTGVPQNNSPVPTIGNWVVYGLGCESENLPAFVSIGQKTNPDISESFFLPAWTQGVVVGDTRAKKLKNGDPAPLISNLNNSWLSQAQQRQQLDLIRQMNEAHAAGRTADDRLNARIESFERAFRMQVQAPDAFDISQESEATRQMYGVGQPETDEYAQRCIIARRMAERGVRFTLVPFSQAPESQKLARMYGWDSHEQNNTLTPILCKRHDQPIAALLADLKQRGMLDDTLVFWGGEFGRTAGSRVGKAGREHNCNGYTIFLAGGGTKGGLVYGKTGDTASGVVENEVHVHDLNATMLHLLGLDHEQLTYQASGRRFRLTDVYGNVVHDVIN; encoded by the coding sequence ATGTCTCAAGACGACCAGGATCGCCCGCTGATTTCCCGTCGCAGTCTCCTGGGCCGCAGCGCAAACGGTCTGGGCGCCCTCGCGCTGACTTCGCTGCTGCAGGACAGCCTGTTGGCCGCGGAGCAGTCCGCCGCGCCGAGCATCAACGCTCGTCCGGGACATCATCCGGCCAAAGCGAAAAGGGTGATCTTCCTGTGGATGAGCGGCGGCCCGTCGCAGATCGATACCTTTGATCCCAAGCCCGATATCAACAAATTGGCGGCCGAGAAGAAAGATGTCACCGAAGCCCCGTTCAAGTTCACGCAGCATGGGGAAAGCGGCATGTGGGTCAGCGAGCTGCTGCCGCACATCGCCCAGCACGCCGACGACTTGTGCGTCATTCGCTCGATGAAGGGGGAAACGAATACGCACGAGCACGCCCAGACGTTTGTGATGACGGGCGTACCGCAGAACAATTCGCCTGTGCCGACGATCGGCAACTGGGTCGTCTACGGACTAGGCTGCGAGAGCGAAAACCTGCCGGCGTTCGTTTCCATCGGGCAGAAAACCAACCCCGATATCTCCGAGAGCTTCTTCTTGCCGGCCTGGACGCAGGGCGTCGTCGTAGGCGACACGCGCGCCAAGAAGCTGAAGAACGGCGATCCCGCCCCGCTGATCTCCAACCTGAACAACAGTTGGCTGTCTCAAGCCCAGCAACGTCAGCAGCTTGACCTGATCCGCCAGATGAACGAAGCCCACGCTGCCGGGCGAACGGCCGACGATCGGCTGAATGCGCGGATCGAAAGTTTTGAACGAGCGTTCCGCATGCAGGTCCAGGCGCCGGACGCCTTTGACATTTCCCAGGAAAGCGAAGCCACGCGCCAGATGTACGGCGTGGGACAACCGGAGACCGACGAGTACGCGCAGCGGTGCATCATTGCCCGACGAATGGCCGAACGCGGCGTACGCTTCACGCTGGTTCCCTTCAGCCAGGCGCCCGAGTCGCAAAAACTGGCTCGCATGTATGGCTGGGATAGCCACGAACAGAACAACACGCTGACGCCGATTCTGTGCAAGCGACACGACCAACCGATCGCCGCCTTACTGGCCGACCTCAAGCAGCGCGGCATGCTCGACGACACGCTCGTCTTCTGGGGCGGCGAGTTCGGACGCACCGCCGGTTCCCGCGTCGGCAAGGCCGGGCGGGAACACAACTGCAACGGCTACACAATCTTCCTCGCCGGCGGCGGGACCAAAGGCGGTCTGGTCTACGGCAAGACAGGCGACACGGCCAGCGGCGTCGTCGAAAATGAAGTCCACGTCCACGATCTGAACGCCACGATGCTGCACCTGCTGGGGCTCGATCACGAGCAACTCACCTACCAGGCCAGCGGCCGGCGCTTTCGCCTGACCGACGTCTATGGCAACGTCGTGCATGATGTCATCAACTAG
- a CDS encoding DUF1501 domain-containing protein has protein sequence MLTIFDRRSGDTNASLSRRSLLKIGALSVGGLTLPDMLRLQANGAAPSGARHKAVISVYLQGGPSHQDMYDLKPDAPSEYRGEFQPIHTNVPGMDICEHLPLQATIGDKLAIIRNFKGGGGHNSDFIMTDSRDPAQRPGIGQTVSYLRGGIKDGMPQFVAVSGRGGGGTAWLGPAHQAFQPSGQAMNNMKLAIPADRLSDRRSLLQSFDRLRSSADATGKMAGVDQFTARALEMVSSSKVRDALDVSLEPEEVRERYGSKNMAWLQARRLAEAGVSFITLRGPGGWDTHRNNFVTLKKQLPEVDRLMYALITDLAERGLADDVAVILWGEFGRTPKINTGAGRDHWPTGFAMISGGGLRMGQVIGATDAIAGKPTTTPYTPSNVLATLYHVLGIDPSATIPDLSGRPRYLLDDRAKIAELV, from the coding sequence ATGCTGACGATCTTCGATCGACGTAGCGGAGACACCAACGCGAGCCTTTCTCGGCGAAGTTTGCTGAAGATTGGAGCGTTGTCGGTGGGCGGTTTGACTTTGCCCGACATGTTGCGATTGCAAGCGAATGGCGCGGCCCCCTCGGGCGCCCGACACAAGGCGGTGATCAGCGTCTATCTGCAAGGGGGCCCCTCGCATCAGGATATGTACGACCTGAAGCCTGACGCGCCGTCGGAGTACCGCGGCGAATTTCAACCGATCCACACCAACGTGCCGGGGATGGATATCTGCGAACATCTGCCGCTGCAGGCAACGATCGGCGACAAGCTGGCCATCATCCGCAACTTTAAAGGGGGCGGCGGCCACAACTCCGACTTTATAATGACGGACTCTCGCGATCCGGCGCAGCGCCCTGGCATCGGCCAGACCGTCAGCTATCTGCGCGGGGGGATTAAAGATGGGATGCCGCAGTTTGTGGCGGTGTCGGGACGCGGCGGCGGCGGAACCGCGTGGCTGGGGCCCGCCCATCAGGCGTTCCAGCCATCGGGCCAGGCGATGAACAATATGAAGCTGGCGATTCCGGCGGACCGCCTTTCGGATCGACGATCGCTGTTGCAGTCGTTCGACCGCTTGCGAAGCAGCGCCGACGCCACCGGGAAGATGGCGGGTGTCGATCAATTCACAGCGCGTGCGCTGGAAATGGTCAGCTCCAGCAAAGTTCGCGATGCGCTCGACGTTTCGCTGGAGCCGGAAGAAGTCCGCGAACGATACGGCAGCAAGAACATGGCCTGGCTGCAGGCGCGCCGACTGGCGGAAGCAGGGGTCTCGTTTATCACCCTGCGCGGCCCGGGCGGCTGGGATACGCACCGCAACAACTTCGTCACACTGAAGAAGCAGCTGCCGGAGGTCGATCGGTTGATGTATGCCTTGATCACCGATCTGGCCGAACGCGGGCTGGCGGACGACGTGGCGGTGATTTTGTGGGGCGAGTTCGGCCGGACTCCGAAAATCAACACCGGAGCCGGTCGCGACCATTGGCCGACCGGATTCGCCATGATCTCGGGCGGCGGACTCCGCATGGGACAGGTAATCGGCGCCACCGATGCGATCGCGGGCAAGCCGACCACCACGCCGTATACGCCAAGTAACGTGCTGGCTACGCTCTACCATGTGCTGGGCATCGACCCCAGCGCCACGATCCCCGACCTCAGCGGCCGCCCGCGGTATCTGCTGGATGACCGCGCCAAAATCGCCGAGTTGGTGTAG
- a CDS encoding PQQ-dependent sugar dehydrogenase, which yields MQDLPGRIVLSAAILAVLFPVFAHGEEAQAILAKYRAAALEAGDATRGKMVFESQQAACKKCHSIGGKERLAGPDLAVIGDKYARDQLIQAVLEPSVHIHPDYASRVVITNNGKTFVGVLQRRTESELQLLDAEGKRLRIPLAEIAEQQASKQSLMPTELYKAVKVDAFADLIAYLSILKQQEGDAHPGMPSEIAELANPIRLEPLHSEPMRFDHPVCIIAKPGARNQFLVVEQQTRKIWLLEKSPQGDRKELFADLSSESISGEFEGVMCLAFHPNFLENRKYYLNYHVREEGVFSPVIVERRATKDLARDAVGASRRLLRIRQPTDLHWGGMLAFGPDGYLYIGAGDGGPQEDPDGNGQNLNSFLGKILRIDVNHRSEGKPYAIPDSNPFKNGASNVLPEIWAYGLRMPWRFSWDSATGDLWVGNIGQELFEEVLIARSGENHGWNVYEGFMPFSEQYRRNSEKYVPPVLSYRRKYGVSVTGGYVYRGRRSPSYVGCYIFSDFESKRIWALTQKDGKLVKIRQIGVCPEKPASFGVDSEGELLIVGYQGTIYRLVLDDSVFE from the coding sequence ATGCAAGACTTGCCTGGAAGAATCGTGCTTTCCGCCGCGATCCTCGCCGTACTCTTCCCCGTATTCGCTCACGGGGAAGAGGCTCAGGCGATCCTCGCCAAATACCGCGCCGCGGCGCTGGAGGCAGGCGATGCGACCCGCGGAAAAATGGTGTTCGAGTCGCAGCAAGCGGCTTGCAAGAAGTGCCATAGCATTGGCGGGAAAGAGCGGCTGGCTGGTCCCGATCTCGCGGTGATCGGCGACAAGTATGCGCGCGATCAACTTATTCAAGCGGTGCTGGAGCCGAGCGTCCACATTCACCCCGACTACGCCTCCCGCGTGGTAATTACCAACAACGGGAAAACGTTCGTCGGCGTTCTGCAGCGACGGACCGAGAGCGAACTTCAATTGCTCGACGCCGAAGGCAAACGGTTGCGGATTCCGCTGGCGGAGATTGCCGAGCAGCAGGCCAGCAAGCAATCACTGATGCCGACCGAACTTTACAAGGCCGTGAAGGTCGACGCCTTTGCTGACCTGATCGCCTATCTGTCGATCCTGAAGCAACAGGAAGGCGACGCTCATCCAGGCATGCCGTCAGAAATCGCCGAGCTCGCCAATCCGATCCGCCTGGAGCCGTTGCATTCAGAACCGATGCGGTTCGATCATCCCGTGTGCATCATCGCGAAACCCGGCGCCAGGAATCAGTTTCTGGTCGTTGAACAACAGACCCGCAAGATATGGCTGCTGGAGAAAAGTCCCCAGGGCGATCGCAAGGAGCTCTTCGCCGACCTGAGCTCCGAGTCGATTTCAGGCGAGTTTGAAGGCGTCATGTGCCTGGCCTTTCATCCGAATTTTCTCGAAAACCGCAAGTACTATTTGAACTACCACGTGCGCGAAGAAGGCGTCTTCTCGCCCGTGATTGTCGAACGGCGCGCGACCAAGGATCTGGCCCGCGACGCCGTCGGCGCTTCGCGGCGGCTGCTGCGAATCAGGCAGCCTACCGATCTGCACTGGGGCGGGATGCTGGCCTTTGGGCCGGACGGCTACCTTTACATCGGCGCCGGCGACGGCGGGCCGCAAGAAGACCCCGACGGCAACGGTCAAAACTTGAACAGCTTTCTGGGGAAGATTCTACGTATCGACGTGAACCACCGCAGCGAAGGAAAGCCCTACGCGATCCCCGACAGCAACCCCTTTAAGAATGGAGCCAGCAACGTGCTGCCCGAAATCTGGGCGTACGGTTTGCGGATGCCTTGGCGGTTTAGCTGGGATTCAGCGACCGGCGACTTGTGGGTCGGCAATATTGGCCAGGAATTATTCGAAGAAGTGCTGATCGCCCGCTCGGGCGAAAACCACGGCTGGAATGTATACGAGGGCTTTATGCCGTTCTCGGAACAGTATCGCCGTAACAGCGAAAAGTACGTTCCGCCGGTTCTCTCGTATCGACGGAAGTACGGCGTTTCGGTTACCGGCGGCTATGTGTATCGTGGTCGCCGCAGCCCTTCGTATGTGGGATGCTACATCTTCAGTGACTTCGAGTCGAAAAGGATCTGGGCCCTCACCCAAAAAGACGGCAAGTTAGTGAAGATTCGACAGATCGGCGTCTGCCCGGAGAAGCCCGCATCCTTCGGCGTCGACAGCGAAGGCGAACTGTTGATTGTCGGGTATCAGGGCACGATCTATCGGCTCGTTCTCGACGACTCCGTGTTTGAGTAG